Genomic DNA from Suricata suricatta isolate VVHF042 unplaced genomic scaffold, meerkat_22Aug2017_6uvM2_HiC HiC_scaffold_16099, whole genome shotgun sequence:
CCGTCTCCTGGGGCCTGAGCGTGGCCCGGGGGACCGGCCATCGTCCCAGGATGCCGCTGCCCGAGCCCAGCGAGCAGGAGGGCGAGAGTGTGAAGGCTGGCCAGGAGCCGTCCCCAGAGTCCCCTGAGCCAGGGACAGATGTCGTCCCTGCAGCCCCCAAGAAGCCCAGGAAATTCTCCAAACTGGTCCTGCTGACAGCTTCTAAGGACAGTGCCAAGGTGGCGGGGGCCAAGCGCAAAGGAGTGCACTGCATCATGTCCCTGGGGGTGCCGGGCCCCGCCACCCTGGCCAAGGCCCTCCTCAAGACCCATCCTGAGGCTTCGAGGGCCATTGAGGCACCCCCCCAGGAGC
This window encodes:
- the LOC115284700 gene encoding FLYWCH family member 2-like, coding for MPLPEPSEQEGESVKAGQEPSPESPEPGTDVVPAAPKKPRKFSKLVLLTASKDSAKVAGAKRKGVHCIMSLGVPGPATLAKALLKTHPEASRAIEAPPQEPEQKRSKWDTGEALARSTV